The uncultured Trichococcus sp. DNA segment CGTAGTCGGCAGCCGCAGCATATCCAAGTGTTTTCAAAGCAAAACCGATGATGATCAGGAAACCAGACAGTGCGGTGATGCGGTTTTTGTATTTATTTATCCATTTGAGCATTTGAATGACCTCCTCTTGTGTTTCCTATAGCCTAATCATACGCCATCAAGCAGGAAAACGACTTGATGGGGGTCAAGCTTTGGTTACGGAAATTAGATCAGCAGAACCTCAACCGTTCTCCTCCGGCGAACGGAGGCTACGCCGGAGTACAGCCCACATTTAAGTCTCGTGCTCCGACGAGAACCTGCTCGCAGGAGAAGAGCCCGAAAATTGCCGCTGTACTCCGGTGTGGGGAGCCTCGCCGGAGGAACGCAGCGCTTGCCCTGATGTACGCCACCGCTCAATGGCATCCGAACACAAAAAAGCTGCCCGCAAATTGCAGGCAGCCGAGTCCTTCGCCAGGGCAGAAAACTATTTATAGAAGAAAAGACTAGATGGCATCCCCATCAACAACAGCAGCTTCATCATTCAGGATGGAGGAGTCGAATTCCCCGATGTTGCGGGAAGAAACGACGCCCGCCAGCATGCTGTCATTGACGTTCGTCAGCGTACGCATCATGTCGATGACCGGTTCAACCGAGATGACCAGTCCGGCGATGGTAACAGGCAAATTCAGCGCGCCCAATACGATCAAGGCGGCGAAAGTCGCGCCGCCGCCGACACCGGCAACCCCGAAGGAACTGATCGTAACGACCAAAATGAGTGTCAGAACGAAGCCGATGCTGGTGACGTCAATGCCCAAAGTCGGCGCCACGATGGTCGCCAACATGGCAGGGTAGACACCCGCGCAACCGTTCTGCCCGATGGACAAGCCGAAGCTGGCGGCAAAGTTGGCTGAGGCATCATCGACTCCCAAGGCTTTCGTCTGCGTTTCAACGTTCAAAGGCAGTGCACCGGCGCTGGAACGGGCAGTGAAGGCGAAGCTCAAAACAGGGAAGGCTTTTTTGAAGTAGGTGATCGGATTGACGCCGACAGCCGCCAGAATCAAGCTATGTACCAGCAGGACAACCAGCAAAGCGGCATAGGAAGCAACCACGAACAGCCCCAAGTTGACGATGGCTTGATAATTCGATGTCGCCATCATTTTCGTCATCAAGGCCAAAATTCCGTATGGAGTCAAACGCAGGACCAAGGTAACGATGCGCATAACGATTGACTGGATGACCTGGATTCCTTTATTGAACAGAGCAGCATTTTCAGGCTGCTTTTTCTTGATGCCCATATAAGCGATCCCGACAAAAGCGGAAAAGACTACGACGGCAATCGTACTCGTACTGCGCAAACCGGCCAGATCCTGGAAGATGTTGGTCGGGATAAAGCTAAGCACTTGGCCAGGAATCGTC contains these protein-coding regions:
- a CDS encoding L-cystine transporter; protein product: MDIISIVIILAVFVALLFALYRLGAKHIKFSKRVFIALALGIVFGAAIQLLFAPDSTITLTAIDWINIVGNGYVRFLQMLIMPLIFVSIVGAFTRIEETKNLGKISGSVLGTLLGTTAIAALIGWASVILFNLDGAQFTQGSAETARIEALTTQQTQVADLTIPGQVLSFIPTNIFQDLAGLRSTSTIAVVVFSAFVGIAYMGIKKKQPENAALFNKGIQVIQSIVMRIVTLVLRLTPYGILALMTKMMATSNYQAIVNLGLFVVASYAALLVVLLVHSLILAAVGVNPITYFKKAFPVLSFAFTARSSAGALPLNVETQTKALGVDDASANFAASFGLSIGQNGCAGVYPAMLATIVAPTLGIDVTSIGFVLTLILVVTISSFGVAGVGGGATFAALIVLGALNLPVTIAGLVISVEPVIDMMRTLTNVNDSMLAGVVSSRNIGEFDSSILNDEAAVVDGDAI